One window from the genome of Lonchura striata isolate bLonStr1 chromosome 24, bLonStr1.mat, whole genome shotgun sequence encodes:
- the VAMP3 gene encoding vesicle-associated membrane protein 3, which translates to MSANVPGSSNMAAGSNRRLQQTQHQVDEVVDIMRVNVDKVLERDQKLSELDDRADALQAGASQFETSAAKLKRKYWWKNCKMWAILIGVVVIIIVIIIIWSAYS; encoded by the exons AT GTCGGCCAATGTCCCTGGAAGCTCAAATATGGCTGCTGGCAGCAATCGCCGGCTTCAGCAAACCCAGCACCAAGTAGACGAG GTTGTTGACATCATGAGAGTGAACGTGGACAAGGTTTTGGAGCGGGATCAGAAGCTGTCAGAGCTGGATGACCGTGCTGATGCCCTGCAAGCAGGGGCTTCCCAGTTCGAGACCAGCGCTGCCAAGCTGAAGAGGAAGTATTGGTGGAAGAACTGCAAG ATGTGGGCGATATTGATAGGTGTTGTTGTCATTATCATCGTCATCATTATTA tcTGGAGTGCATATTCATGA